In one Cyanobacteria bacterium GSL.Bin1 genomic region, the following are encoded:
- the sdhA gene encoding succinate dehydrogenase (quinone) flavoprotein subunit: MRLESNIPNGSLAEKWDNHKFNLKLVNPSNKRKYHILVVGTGLAGSSAAASLAEMGYQVSCFCYQDSPRRAHSIAAQGGINAAKNYQNDGDSVYRLFYDTIKGGDYRSREANVYRLAQVSVNIIDQMVAQGVPFAREYGGLLANRSFGGAQVSRTFYARGQTGQQLLLAAYQQLSRQIATGQVKMYNRHEMLELVVVDGEAKGIITRNLVTGEIERWAGDCVVLCTGGYGNVYFLSTNAQGCNVTAAYRAYRQGAGFANPCYTQIHPTCIPVQGDQQSKLTLMSESLRNDGRIWVPKERAIAQKIRNGELSPNDVPEEARDYYLERKYPSFGNLAPRDIASRAAKEVCDEGRGVAPTGFGVFLDFRDAISRIGETTISERYGNLFDIYNRITGTNPYQTPMMIYPAVHYTMGGLWVDYNLQSNLPGLFVAGEANFSDHGANRLGASALMQGLADGYFVLPYTIGHYLAGTVGLSGSGKVKTDAPEFEIAEKAAQDKIKRLLGNKTTGKASPRYFHKQIGEIMWNQCGMSRSKDGLKQALSDITALREDFWQNVKVVGSETSINQELERAGRVADFIEFGALMCRDALMREESCGSHFRVEHQYTEKDEEVKSGFLSSGEAKRNDQDYAFVGVWEYQGEEKEPMLQKEPLVYEEVKFSTRSYK; this comes from the coding sequence ATGAGATTAGAGTCTAATATTCCCAACGGTTCTCTCGCTGAGAAATGGGATAACCATAAGTTCAATCTCAAGTTAGTGAACCCCTCTAACAAACGCAAATATCACATCCTGGTTGTGGGAACTGGGCTAGCCGGATCATCCGCAGCTGCGTCTTTAGCAGAGATGGGCTATCAAGTCAGTTGCTTTTGCTATCAAGATAGTCCCCGTCGCGCCCACTCCATTGCAGCGCAAGGGGGGATTAATGCTGCTAAGAATTACCAGAATGATGGGGATTCGGTTTATCGGTTGTTTTACGACACCATAAAAGGCGGAGATTACCGTTCCCGAGAAGCAAATGTCTATCGCTTAGCCCAAGTCAGTGTCAATATTATTGATCAAATGGTGGCCCAGGGGGTGCCTTTTGCCCGAGAATATGGCGGGCTACTGGCGAATCGTTCCTTTGGGGGGGCGCAAGTCAGTCGCACGTTTTACGCACGAGGACAAACCGGACAACAGCTTTTACTCGCAGCATATCAGCAATTGAGCCGTCAGATTGCAACCGGACAAGTCAAGATGTATAACCGCCATGAAATGTTGGAACTAGTAGTGGTGGATGGAGAAGCGAAAGGCATTATTACTCGCAATCTGGTGACGGGAGAAATTGAACGTTGGGCAGGAGATTGTGTGGTGCTGTGTACGGGAGGCTATGGCAATGTTTACTTCCTCTCAACCAATGCCCAAGGGTGTAATGTCACTGCTGCCTATCGGGCTTATCGTCAAGGGGCGGGGTTTGCCAATCCCTGTTATACGCAGATTCATCCCACTTGTATTCCTGTACAGGGCGATCAACAATCGAAATTAACCTTGATGTCAGAATCGCTACGGAATGATGGACGGATTTGGGTGCCGAAAGAGCGCGCGATCGCGCAGAAAATCAGAAACGGTGAACTTTCCCCCAATGATGTCCCAGAAGAAGCCCGAGATTACTATTTAGAACGGAAATATCCCAGTTTTGGTAATCTTGCCCCCCGTGACATTGCCTCTCGTGCTGCAAAAGAAGTGTGTGATGAAGGGCGAGGCGTTGCACCCACAGGCTTTGGGGTGTTTTTAGACTTTCGTGACGCTATTTCTCGTATTGGGGAAACAACCATCTCGGAACGCTACGGAAACCTCTTTGACATCTACAACCGCATTACTGGCACTAACCCTTATCAAACCCCCATGATGATTTATCCCGCAGTTCACTACACCATGGGCGGACTTTGGGTGGACTATAACTTACAAAGTAATCTCCCTGGGCTTTTTGTCGCTGGGGAAGCAAACTTTTCCGATCATGGGGCAAACCGTCTCGGTGCATCGGCACTGATGCAAGGTTTAGCGGATGGCTACTTTGTCTTACCTTACACCATTGGTCATTATTTAGCCGGAACGGTTGGCTTATCCGGTTCGGGAAAAGTCAAAACCGATGCACCAGAGTTTGAGATTGCAGAAAAAGCTGCCCAAGATAAAATCAAACGCTTGCTTGGGAATAAAACGACAGGAAAAGCTAGCCCACGCTACTTCCATAAACAAATCGGTGAGATTATGTGGAATCAGTGTGGAATGAGTCGCTCTAAAGACGGATTAAAGCAAGCCCTCAGTGATATTACTGCCCTCCGGGAAGACTTCTGGCAGAATGTGAAAGTCGTTGGCAGCGAAACTAGTATTAATCAGGAATTAGAACGTGCCGGGCGTGTGGCTGACTTTATCGAGTTTGGCGCCTTAATGTGCCGAGATGCACTAATGCGAGAAGAATCTTGCGGGAGTCACTTTCGCGTTGAACATCAATACACGGAAAAAGATGAGGAAGTCAAAAGCGGTTTTCTTTCTTCTGGTGAAGCCAAACGAAATGATCAAGATTATGCCTTTGTTGGCGTTTGGGAATATCAAGGAGAGGAGAAAGAACCGATGTTGCAAAAAGAACCTTTAGTTTATGAGGAGGTCAAGTTCTCAACGCGATCCTATAAGTAA
- a CDS encoding DUF2442 domain-containing protein: MLKDIIQVIPQEDYQIYLKFEDGCEGIVDIRKLIEFSGIFEPLQDLNYFRSVEVNPEWGTIYWSNGADLDPDVLYSVVTGETISVNNYHSSVTSY; the protein is encoded by the coding sequence ATGCTAAAAGATATTATTCAAGTCATTCCCCAAGAGGATTATCAAATTTATCTCAAATTTGAGGATGGTTGCGAAGGAATTGTTGATATTCGTAAACTGATTGAATTTTCTGGTATCTTTGAACCATTACAAGATTTAAACTACTTCCGAAGTGTTGAAGTTAATCCTGAATGGGGAACAATTTATTGGTCTAATGGTGCAGATTTAGACCCAGATGTGCTGTATTCTGTTGTTACAGGGGAAACGATTTCAGTTAATAATTATCATTCATCTGTGACCAGCTACTGA
- a CDS encoding DUF4160 domain-containing protein, with protein sequence MPEISRFLGIIITMYYNDHSPPHFHVRYNKQKAIIDINSLSILQGKLSPRVLGLVIEWATLHQTELRENWERARNQQPICKIEPLE encoded by the coding sequence ATCCCAGAAATTAGCCGTTTTCTTGGAATTATTATAACTATGTATTATAACGATCACTCGCCTCCTCATTTCCACGTTCGCTACAATAAACAGAAAGCGATCATTGACATCAATAGTCTATCAATTTTGCAAGGAAAGTTATCACCAAGAGTTCTGGGCTTAGTAATAGAATGGGCCACCCTTCACCAAACAGAATTAAGAGAAAATTGGGAACGCGCAAGAAATCAACAGCCCATCTGTAAAATTGAGCCTTTGGAGTAA